A portion of the Anas platyrhynchos isolate ZD024472 breed Pekin duck chromosome 26, IASCAAS_PekinDuck_T2T, whole genome shotgun sequence genome contains these proteins:
- the LOC139999517 gene encoding feather keratin 4-like — MACYDLCPPKTSVAVPQPIAESCNELCARQCPDSTAFIQPPPVVVTFPGPILSSFPQQAVVGSSGAPAFGGSLGLGGLYGAGATQGSGGLCTFGRPYASPACSPYLLPRYSKKLWDTCGPC, encoded by the coding sequence ATGGCTTGCTACGACCTGTGCCCGCCGAAAACCAGCGTCGCCGTCCCCCAGCCCATCGCTGAGAGCTGCAACGAGCTGTGCGCGCGGCAGTGCCCCGACTCGACGGCCTTCATCCAGCCGCCCCCCGTTGTCGTCACCTTccccggccccatcctcagctccttcccccagcaagCCGTGGTGGGCTCCTCCGGAGCACCCGCCtttgggggctccctggggctggggggcctcTACGGCGCGGGGGCCACCCAGGGCTCGGGGGGCCTCTGCACCTTTGGCAGGCCCTACGCTTCTCCCGCCTGCAGCCCCTACCTCTTGCCGCGCTACAGCAAGAAGCTGTGGGACACCTGTGGGCCCTGCTAA
- the LOC139999514 gene encoding feather keratin 4-like — translation MACNDLYPPKTSVAVPQPIAESCNELCARQCPDSTAFIQPPPVVVTFPGPILSSFPQQAVVGSSGAPAFGGSLGLGGLYGAGATQGSGGLCTFGRPYASPACSPYLLPRYSKKLWDTCGPC, via the coding sequence ATGGCTTGCAACGACCTGTACCCGCCGAAAACCAGCGTCGCCGTCCCCCAGCCCATCGCTGAGAGCTGCAACGAGCTGTGCGCGCGGCAGTGCCCCGACTCGACGGCCTTCATCCAGCCGCCCCCCGTTGTCGTCACCTTccccggccccatcctcagctccttcccccagcaagCCGTGGTGGGCTCCTCCGGAGCACCCGCCtttgggggctccctggggctggggggcctcTACGGCGCGGGGGCCACCCAGGGCTCGGGGGGCCTCTGCACCTTTGGCAGGCCCTACGCTTCTCCCGCCTGCAGCCCCTACCTCTTGCCGCGCTACAGCAAGAAGCTGTGGGACACCTGTGGGCCCTGCTAA